ACCGGCACTGCTCGAAAGATAATTTCGGCCAGCTCGGTGGTTGTATCAATCCGTTGGTTCTGCCGCGCCTCATCAATGGCCCTTGCTATGCGCCCTGCGAAGCGCTCTTCCCCAAATTCCCTAATCAAAGCTTCGAGGTCTCTCCGTGAAAGGTCATGAACCAAGTCACGCGCTGAGCTCCCCGTCCCCGGGTCCATGCGCATGTCCAAGGGACCTTCGAGCCGGAAACTGAAACCGCGCTCCGCGCTCTCGATCTGGAACGACGAGATCCCGAGATCGAAGAGGACGCCTTGGATGTGGTTGAACTCGAGGTCACGGAGCTTGTCACCAAGGTGCCTGAAGTTGCTTTGAACATAGCTCACTCTCTCCTTGTACGATCCTAGCCTGCGTTTTGCCCGCTCTAGGTTCTCAGGGTCTTGGTCTACCGCAA
The Candidatus Omnitrophota bacterium DNA segment above includes these coding regions:
- the rsmH gene encoding 16S rRNA (cytosine(1402)-N(4))-methyltransferase RsmH, with translation MMLAEVLEFLRPAPGAKFVDCTVGGAGHSEAIIEGISPGGALVAVDQDPENLERAKRRLGSYKERVSYVQSNFRHLGDKLRDLEFNHIQGVLFDLGISSFQIESAERGFSFRLEGPLDMRMDPGTGSSARDLVHDLSRRDLEALIREFGEERFAGRIARAIDEARQNQRIDTTTELAEIIFRAVPV